A stretch of Aedes aegypti strain LVP_AGWG chromosome 2, AaegL5.0 Primary Assembly, whole genome shotgun sequence DNA encodes these proteins:
- the LOC5565791 gene encoding cuticle protein 19 — protein sequence MFKIIALVACLAIVVSAEYHIVEEHHHHEDYHSHPKYKFEYGVKDPHTGDHKSQWEHRDGDVVVGTYTLDEADGTHRIVSYNSDDHNGFQAHVQRVGHAHHPHGESWANIDQHH from the exons ATGTTCAAG ATTATCGCTTTGGTTGCCTGTCTGGCTATTGTTGTATCAGCTGAGTATCACATTGTAGAGGAACATCACCATCACGAGGATTACCATTCGCATCCTAAGTACAAATTTGAGTATGGTGTTAAGGACCCGCATACCGGAGATCACAAGAGCCAGTGGGAACACCGCGATGGAGATGTGGTAGTGGGAACCTACACTCTGGATGAAGCCGATGGAACCCATCGTATTGTGTCGTACAACTCAGATGACCACAATGGATTCCAGGCTCACGTGCAACGAGTTGGACACGCCCACCATCCACATGGAGAAAGCTGGGCTAATATCGATCAACACCACTAG